In a single window of the Raphanus sativus cultivar WK10039 chromosome 9, ASM80110v3, whole genome shotgun sequence genome:
- the LOC108832780 gene encoding uncharacterized WD repeat-containing protein C2A9.03 isoform X1, with protein MDIFDNSDLEYLVDDFHGFSDSEDDQPFGEFDHKSEADSDFEDDLEPSQESNTSALEARNGKDIQGIPWEMLNYSRDQYRCQRLQQYKNFESLVRSREDLDKECLQVEKGKHFYDFQFNTRLVKSTISHFQLRNLLWSTSKHDVYFMKNYSLMHWSSLLQRSKEVLNVAKPIVPTMKQQGLLSQSISRVQISTMAVKDDLIVAGGFQGELICKRINEPGVAFCTVLTSVEHDITNSVDIYNAPCGSLRVITASNDCTVRLLDATNFAILNSFAFDWSVNNVTASPDGKLLAVLGDSPECLLADAGSGKVIHGLEGHLDYSFSSAWHPNGQILATGNQDRTCRLWDVRNLSKSLKVLEGNMGAIRGLRFTSDGRFLAMAEPADFVHVFDTEAGYSQCQEIDLFGEIAGISFSPDTEVLFVGVADRTYGSLLEFSRKRNHLYLDSIF; from the exons ATGGATATCTTTGACAACTCTGACCTTGAGTACCTCGTTGATGACTTTCACGGCTTCTCTGATTCTGAAGATGATCAACCCTTTGGAGAATTTGATCACAAGAGTGAAGCTGATTCTGATTTCGAGGATGATCTTGAGCCg TCTCAGGAGAGTAATACGTCAGCGTTGGAAGCTAGGAACGGTAAAGACATCCAAGGGATCCCTTGGGAGATGCTTAATTACAGTAGAGATCAATACCGTTGCCAGAGGTTGCAACAGTATAAGAACTTTGAGAGTCTCGTTAGGTCCAGAGAAGACCTTGACAAG GAGTGTTTGCAAGTAGAGAAAGGGAAACACTTTTATGACTTTCAGTTCAACACAAGGCTTGTCAAGTCCACTATTTCGCATTTTCAG CTGAGGAACTTGCTATGGTCAACATCAAAGCACGACGTGTACTTCATGAAGAACTACTCCCTCATGCATTGGTCTTCTTTGCTTCAAAGGAGCAAAGAAGTACTTAACGTGGCAAAGCCCATTGTTCCTACGATG AAGCAGCAAGGATTGTTGTCGCAGTCTATATCAAGAGTCCAGATAAGCACCATGGCGGTTAAAGACGATTTGATAGTTGCTGGAGGGTTCCAAGGAGAGCTTATCTGTAAG AGAATCAACGAACCTGGAGTTGCATTCTGTACTGTTCTAACATCAGTTGAACACGACATCACAAACTCGGTCGATATTTATAACGCACCATG TGGCTCGTTAAGGGTTATAACCGCGAGCAATGATTGTACCGTCCGTCTACTTGACGCTACAAACTTTGCTATCCTCAACAGTTTTGCGTTCGACTGGTCGGTAAAT AACGTCACGGCAAGTCCAGACGGCAAGCTATTGGCTGTCTTAGGGGACAGTCCCGAGTGCTTACTAGCCGATGCTGGATCAGGTAAAGTGATCCACGGTCTCGAAGGCCATCTCGACTACTCGTTTTCATCGGCATGGCATCCGAACGGTCAGATCCTAGCCACGGGGAACCAAGACAGAACATGCAGGCTATGGGACGTGAGGAACTTGTCTAAGTCGCTTAAAGTGTTGGAAGGAAACATGGGAGCTATTAGAGGGTTGAGGTTTACGTCTGATGGACGGTTCTTGGCGATGGCTGAGCCAGCTGACTTTGTACACGTGTTTGACACGGAAGCTGGTTATAGTCAGTGTCAAGAGATTGATCTGTTTGGAGAAATAGCTGGGATCTCGTTTAGTCCTGACACGGAAGTGCTGTTCGTGGGAGTGGCTGATCGTACGTATGGTAGCTTGTTGGAGTTTAGTAGGAAGCGAAACCACTTGTACTTGGATTCCATTTTCTAA
- the LOC108832780 gene encoding uncharacterized WD repeat-containing protein C2A9.03 isoform X2: MTFSSTQGLSSPLFRIFRVWRAAGAIKKPFQYGMLRNLLWSTSKHDVYFMKNYSLMHWSSLLQRSKEVLNVAKPIVPTMKQQGLLSQSISRVQISTMAVKDDLIVAGGFQGELICKRINEPGVAFCTVLTSVEHDITNSVDIYNAPCGSLRVITASNDCTVRLLDATNFAILNSFAFDWSVNNVTASPDGKLLAVLGDSPECLLADAGSGKVIHGLEGHLDYSFSSAWHPNGQILATGNQDRTCRLWDVRNLSKSLKVLEGNMGAIRGLRFTSDGRFLAMAEPADFVHVFDTEAGYSQCQEIDLFGEIAGISFSPDTEVLFVGVADRTYGSLLEFSRKRNHLYLDSIF, encoded by the exons ATGACTTTCAGTTCAACACAAGGCTTGTCAAGTCCACTATTTCGCATTTTCAG GGTTTGGAGAGCAGCTGGCGCCATAAAGAAACCATTTCAATATGGTATG CTGAGGAACTTGCTATGGTCAACATCAAAGCACGACGTGTACTTCATGAAGAACTACTCCCTCATGCATTGGTCTTCTTTGCTTCAAAGGAGCAAAGAAGTACTTAACGTGGCAAAGCCCATTGTTCCTACGATG AAGCAGCAAGGATTGTTGTCGCAGTCTATATCAAGAGTCCAGATAAGCACCATGGCGGTTAAAGACGATTTGATAGTTGCTGGAGGGTTCCAAGGAGAGCTTATCTGTAAG AGAATCAACGAACCTGGAGTTGCATTCTGTACTGTTCTAACATCAGTTGAACACGACATCACAAACTCGGTCGATATTTATAACGCACCATG TGGCTCGTTAAGGGTTATAACCGCGAGCAATGATTGTACCGTCCGTCTACTTGACGCTACAAACTTTGCTATCCTCAACAGTTTTGCGTTCGACTGGTCGGTAAAT AACGTCACGGCAAGTCCAGACGGCAAGCTATTGGCTGTCTTAGGGGACAGTCCCGAGTGCTTACTAGCCGATGCTGGATCAGGTAAAGTGATCCACGGTCTCGAAGGCCATCTCGACTACTCGTTTTCATCGGCATGGCATCCGAACGGTCAGATCCTAGCCACGGGGAACCAAGACAGAACATGCAGGCTATGGGACGTGAGGAACTTGTCTAAGTCGCTTAAAGTGTTGGAAGGAAACATGGGAGCTATTAGAGGGTTGAGGTTTACGTCTGATGGACGGTTCTTGGCGATGGCTGAGCCAGCTGACTTTGTACACGTGTTTGACACGGAAGCTGGTTATAGTCAGTGTCAAGAGATTGATCTGTTTGGAGAAATAGCTGGGATCTCGTTTAGTCCTGACACGGAAGTGCTGTTCGTGGGAGTGGCTGATCGTACGTATGGTAGCTTGTTGGAGTTTAGTAGGAAGCGAAACCACTTGTACTTGGATTCCATTTTCTAA
- the LOC108832780 gene encoding uncharacterized WD repeat-containing protein C2A9.03 isoform X3: MLRNLLWSTSKHDVYFMKNYSLMHWSSLLQRSKEVLNVAKPIVPTMKQQGLLSQSISRVQISTMAVKDDLIVAGGFQGELICKRINEPGVAFCTVLTSVEHDITNSVDIYNAPCGSLRVITASNDCTVRLLDATNFAILNSFAFDWSVNNVTASPDGKLLAVLGDSPECLLADAGSGKVIHGLEGHLDYSFSSAWHPNGQILATGNQDRTCRLWDVRNLSKSLKVLEGNMGAIRGLRFTSDGRFLAMAEPADFVHVFDTEAGYSQCQEIDLFGEIAGISFSPDTEVLFVGVADRTYGSLLEFSRKRNHLYLDSIF; encoded by the exons ATG CTGAGGAACTTGCTATGGTCAACATCAAAGCACGACGTGTACTTCATGAAGAACTACTCCCTCATGCATTGGTCTTCTTTGCTTCAAAGGAGCAAAGAAGTACTTAACGTGGCAAAGCCCATTGTTCCTACGATG AAGCAGCAAGGATTGTTGTCGCAGTCTATATCAAGAGTCCAGATAAGCACCATGGCGGTTAAAGACGATTTGATAGTTGCTGGAGGGTTCCAAGGAGAGCTTATCTGTAAG AGAATCAACGAACCTGGAGTTGCATTCTGTACTGTTCTAACATCAGTTGAACACGACATCACAAACTCGGTCGATATTTATAACGCACCATG TGGCTCGTTAAGGGTTATAACCGCGAGCAATGATTGTACCGTCCGTCTACTTGACGCTACAAACTTTGCTATCCTCAACAGTTTTGCGTTCGACTGGTCGGTAAAT AACGTCACGGCAAGTCCAGACGGCAAGCTATTGGCTGTCTTAGGGGACAGTCCCGAGTGCTTACTAGCCGATGCTGGATCAGGTAAAGTGATCCACGGTCTCGAAGGCCATCTCGACTACTCGTTTTCATCGGCATGGCATCCGAACGGTCAGATCCTAGCCACGGGGAACCAAGACAGAACATGCAGGCTATGGGACGTGAGGAACTTGTCTAAGTCGCTTAAAGTGTTGGAAGGAAACATGGGAGCTATTAGAGGGTTGAGGTTTACGTCTGATGGACGGTTCTTGGCGATGGCTGAGCCAGCTGACTTTGTACACGTGTTTGACACGGAAGCTGGTTATAGTCAGTGTCAAGAGATTGATCTGTTTGGAGAAATAGCTGGGATCTCGTTTAGTCCTGACACGGAAGTGCTGTTCGTGGGAGTGGCTGATCGTACGTATGGTAGCTTGTTGGAGTTTAGTAGGAAGCGAAACCACTTGTACTTGGATTCCATTTTCTAA
- the LOC108832779 gene encoding ethylene-responsive transcription factor RAP2-4 has protein sequence MEAALNMYNSITFQQPDSFGGGELMEALVPYINSVSNSSPYPASAFIQPAASAFSPSLPSFPGYYPEDYSTYMTQPFSYGSDLQQTASLTGLNHLSSSQVHQNHNHSNAFSSLLSPKPLLMKQSGAAYGGVPEKPTKLYRGVRQRHWGKWVAEIRLPRNRTRLWLGTFDTAEEAALAYDKAAYKLRGDFARLNFPNLRHSGSHIGGEFGEYKPLHSTVDAKLEAICQSMAEAEKQGKTAATKGSKKRASKKAETEKVKAEDNSNAGSPPEPEFVESAGSSPLSDLTFADTEEPPQCWNETFSLEKYPSYEIDWDKILS, from the coding sequence atgGAAGCTGCTCTCAATATGTACAATAGCATAACGTTTCAACAGCCAGATTCGTTTGGTGGTGGTGAACTCATGGAAGCGCTTGTACCTTATATAAATAGCGTTTCCAACTCTTCTCCTTATCCCGCGTCTGCGTTTATTCAACCCGCAGCGTCTGCGTTTTCTCCTTCTCTACCTTCCTTCCCCGGATATTACCCGGAAGACTATTCAACGTACATGACACAACCGTTTTCTTACGGGTCGGATCTTCAGCAAACCGCGTCATTAACCGGGCTAAACCACCTCTCTTCCTCCCAAGTTCACCAGAACCATAACCACAGCAACGCTTTCTCGAGTCTCCTCAGCCCCAAGCCGCTGCTGATGAAGCAGTCCGGCGCCGCCTACGGTGGTGTTCCGGAGAAGCCGACAAAGCTGTACAGAGGCGTGAGGCAGCGTCACTGGGGGAAATGGGTGGCGGAGATCCGTTTGCCGAGGAACCGTACCCGTCTTTGGCTCGGGACGTTCGACACGGCGGAGGAAGCAGCGCTGGCTTACGACAAGGCGGCGTATAAGCTGCGCGGCGACTTCGCCCGGCTTAACTTCCCGAACCTGCGTCACAGCGGGTCCCACATCGGAGGCGAGTTCGGCGAGTACAAACCGCTGCACTCCACCGTCGACGCCAAGCTCGAAGCTATTTGTCAGAGCATGGCGGAGGCGGAGAAACAGGGCAAAACGGCGGCGACGAAAGGATCCAAGAAACGTGCCTCGAAGAAAGCTGAGACGGAGAAAGTCAAGGCGGAGGATAACTCGAACGCCGGATCTCCTCCGGAGCCGGAGTTCGTTGAGTCCGCAGGCTCTTCGCCGTTGTCAGACTTAACGTTCGCCGACACGGAGGAGCCGCCGCAGTGTTGGAACGAGACGTTCTCGTTGGAGAAGTATCCGTCGTACGAGATAGATTGGGACAAGATCCTGTCTTAg
- the LOC108832778 gene encoding uncharacterized protein LOC108832778: MAGVMNRLKNLDAYPKINDDFYSRTLSGGLITLASSVVMLILFFSELRLYLHPITESQLRVDTSRGEKLRINFDVTFPALACSIVSLDSMDISGEQHLDVRHDISKRRLDTYGNVIETRQDGIGHTKIENPLQKHGGRLEHNETYCGSCYGAEASDDECCNSCEEVREAYRKKGWAMTDPEIIDQCKREGFVQRVKEEEGEGCNIFGFLEVNKVAGSFHFVPGKTFRQSGFHLQDLLVLQQGDTYNISHKVNRLTFGDHFPGVVNPLDGVQWTQETLNGMYQYFIKVVPTEYTDVKGHVIQSNQFSVTEHFEKTEAGRTQSLPGVFFFYDLSPIKVIFTEQHVEFLHFLTNVCAIVGGIFTVSGIIDSFVYHGQRAIKKKMEIGKFG; the protein is encoded by the exons GCGGCTTGATCACACTAGCTTCTTCCGTCGTCATGctcatcctcttcttctccgAGCTTC GTCTTTATCTCCATCCCATTACTGAGTCTCAGCTCCGTGTTGACACATCAAGAGGAGAGAAGCTACGCATCAAT tTCGATGTGACTTTCCCTGCTCTTGCTTGCTCGATTGTTAGCCTTGATTCTATGGATATTAGCGGAGAGCAGCATCTAGATGTG AGGCATGATATATCTAAAAGAAGGTTAGATACTTATGGGAATGTTATTGAGACAAGACAAGATGGGATCGGTCACACAAAG ATTGAAAACCCATTGCAAAAACATGGTGGCAGGCTAGAGCATAATGAAACATATTGTGGTTCCTGTTATGGAGCTGAAGCT TCAGATGATGAGTGTTGTAACTCATGTGAGGAAGTTCGTGAAGCTTATAGAAAGAAAGGTTGGGCCATGACAGACCCTGAGATCATTGACCAG TGTAAAAGAGAAGGTTTTGTGCAAAGGGTTAAGGAGGAGGAAGGTGAAGGTTGTAATATATTCGGTTTCTTGGAAGTTAATAAAGTGGCTGGCAGTTTTCATTTCGTTCCTGGTAAAACCTTCCGTCAATCAGGCTTTCATCTACAAGATCTGTTAGTGCTCCAACAGGGAGACACTTACAAT ATAAGCCACAAGGTTAACAGGCTGACCTTCGGCGATCATTTCCCTGGTGTAGTGAATCCCTTAGATGG TGTGCAGTGGACTCAAGAGACATTGAACGGCATGTATCAGTATTTTATCAAGGTTGTACCTACTGAATACACGGATGTTAAAGGCCATGTTATTCAGTCAAACCAG TTCTCTGTGACTGAGCATTTCGAGAAAACGGAAGCAGGACGCACACAGTCACTGCCTggtgttttctttttctatgaTCTTTCTCCAATTAAG GTGATTTTCACAGAGCAGCATGTGGAGTTCTTGCACTTCCTCACTAATGTTTGCGCTATAGTAGGAG GCATTTTCACGGTTTCCGGAATCATTGATTCATTTGTATATCATGGACAACGGGCGATAAAGAAAAAGATGGAAATTGGTAAATTCGGCTGA